The Thalassotalea sediminis genome includes the window TGCAATTGATGATAATGCTCTTCGATTCAATGGAGATAAAGTACCTCAAGAGAAACCGCGTTTATTTAGTGAATTTTTTGTAAATACTTTGCACAAAGCTATACATAATGGCACTGTTTCTGCTCGTAAAGCTTCGGAAAATTTAGATATGGGCTTCTCAGAGATAAATAACTTGATGGCAAGCTATCATCTTGCACCTGCAATTGAACTGTAAGGGGTGGAGATGTTTCAAGATGGACCTTCGAGAGGCGATATCATTTTAATTGACACAAATGTAATTATTCATGCAGTTTATTTAAAGACTTGGAAGGCAATTGCTAGTAATTTTGAGTTACATACAGTTGAACAGGTGATTCAAGAAGCGTTGAAAAAACCACGTGATAAGCCTCCAATTTCCATTAGCGAAAAAGACCTGAGAGCATCATTTAAAGTAATTTATAAAGTAAGCGACGAACAATCGGCTGAATGGATAATTGAATATCCAGAACTAATGGATCTTGCTATTGATGGTGGAGAGGCCGCACTATTATCATATTTTCATGCCTGCGGTGATAAAAAAGTTTGGTTTTTATGCGGTCCGGATGTTGGTTCAATGAAGGGATTAAACACAATGGGAGCATTAGGGCAGTTAGTATCATTGGAACGTCTTCATCAATGTTGTGGTTTGCATAAAAAGTCTGTTGATAATCAATATACCCAAAAGTGGCATGAAAATACCGTTTATGATATTAAGTCTAACTTACGGTAATTTTTCGTAGGTATTGTAAATTTTGTTTATGGCTAAAAAGCTTCTTATTCAATAAAAACTCCTTGCAAACAGAGCTATTGTTCAGTGTTTATCTTTATTATTATGATCCTGAAAATGCAACTTGGTGCTGTGGGTTATTCCCTTATGTTTAAGGCATTTATGTGAAGAATCGTTCACATTTTTAATTGTATTTACTAACTAGATTTAAGAATCAAAGTTGAAAGCTATTCACAATTTTAATTGTCGAAATTGGTTTTGTAACCGATTGAATTTTAAGGACTGCTATTCACAAACTTAATTGTATGTAACCATTTGTTGTCAACCACGAATAAAGTTTGTGAATGGTAGATTGTAAAAAGGTGGCTTTTGCCACCTTTTTTGCATTCTGAGTACATTCAATCGATAAATTGCTGTTTATCGGGTGGCTCTGATGTACCAATGCTGCCTTTAAACAGTAGAAGCTTATGTAATCCTTGAAATTACCTTTTGCATTCAACTTAGCTTTCAAAGCATATTAAATATTTCATAACGCTTATCGCTTTTATTTAACCCACTTATATAACCGTTATTACTGTTTTAACTAAGTGGTTGCCTATGCTTAATTAAGTTTTTGAATTTTAGTTGTTTTTACTGTTATAAAGCGTTGAACGGGTGAGTTTAGCGTTATACTTTTTTGTTTCGCAATATAGAAAAGCTTTATCACACATGCACCTCTATATGAGGACTTTGTTTTATAGCGAGTTATTTGTATTGATGTACAAAATTTTGGTTTATAAAGTTTATCGAACAGTGGTATCTTATGGCGGCATAAACATTCGATTTGTTAAGCCACATGTTGTACGAATATTTTGTAAAGGCCATTTCCCTTTCTCCTAGTGAACAAAAATTATTACTTGCTGAAGTTAGCACTGAGCATCCTGAGTTATATGATGAACTAGTTGAGATGATTGCAGATGATCAACGTCATCAGACATCAGGTACTACGATATGGTCTTCTTTACTTGCCAACGAAAGCGAAAATATCTTTGAATCAGCTCAAGATCTTATTGGTAGAACGATGGGATCTTTCACGCTCATAGAGTTATTAGCACAGGGCGGCATGGGTAGTGTTTACAAAGCGTGTCGAAGTGATGGGCAGTTTGAGCAAACAGTAGCCATTAAAGTGCTCTATCAATCTTTAGAAAAAGTTATCGGAGAAAAAGCACTGATCCGCGAAGCAGGTTTTATGGCCAAACTTGCACACCCCAATATTGGTAAAGTGTTTGATGCGGGTCTTAGCGAATATGGCGACCGATACATCATTATGGAATTCGTTGATGGCTGTACGATTGATAAGAAGTTCAGTCAACTAACGGTGTCGCTGAATCAAAAATTGTCTTTATTCAGTAATATTTGCGCAGCAATTAATCACGCACATCAAATGCAAGTGGTACATGCCGATTTAAAACCTTCCAATATTCTTATTGATAAAGCCAATGAAATAAAAGTACTCGATTTTGGTATATCTCGCATGTTTAATAGCAGAGAAGGAGATAAAAATTCAATTTATACCATGTACTTAAATGCAATGACCACGAGTTATGCAAGCCCTGAGTTACTCGCCGGTGGTCGTCCATCTATGCTGAGCGATATCTATGCGCTAGGAAAAGTTCTAGAAAATTTGATTGTTAAACCTTTAACCAGTAAATCACGTTATTTGGCAGAGCTAAACAGTATTGTTGTTAAAGCGACTGCAGAGCGATTAACTGACCGATACGCTTCGGTTATTGAGTTACAGCAAGACATTGAACGATTTATTAATAAAAAAGTGGTAAACGCCTACAATGCAAGCCCTTGGTATCGTTTTAAAAAGTTTGTTTTTGTTCGTCATCGAATAGCTTCAGTCAGTGCTTTTTTAGGTTCGGTATTTATTTCGGTATTACTTATTAGATTGTTTTTCCAAAATGAAAGCTTGCTTAGAGCGAATGAACAATCAGATTTAATGACGCAAAAGTTAACGCAAATTTTGGCGTTGATGGACAGAAAAAAAAGTAATGGTGTTGATGTAAATCCAGAAAGATTGCTGGCAAGTACCCTGGAAATTCTACAAGACGATAGATTAAATCCTGATTCGGTCGCACAGTTAACCTTAACATTGGCTAATAGTTATAACAGTAAAGGGTATACTGTTGAAGCGCGGAGGTTGTATAAAAAGATCATCAAGGATGTAACTCAGTTAAGTGATCCCGATATAGCGTATGAGGCTGCATCTAACCTAATTCAAATGTTAACGCATTTGTTTGATCTTGATCTAATTGATGAAGATACCAATCAATTGGTTGCACGACTTAGTTTTATTGATGACGATAAGATTGTACCTGACACCATCACGCAAGCATTTTTCTATCATCGTTATATGGATGGCACCAAGTATACCCAAGCAACATCAGATGCTAGAGTTGCAAGTGGAAATAAACATACCGAGCTTTTACGTGGGATAATTAACCATTTTTGGGATGCGTTGTCTTTAAAGCAACAGGCTGAAGTGACTGGCTTTTTAGCACGCGGCTTGCTGACCCAATTTGAATTTTCCAACAATACCATTTACCCGTTTGAACAATATCCAGATAATGTCATTAATGACCACATCGCCCCTGTATTACGTGAGAGTGTTAATTTACTGGAACAATCTCTGTTATTGCATCGAGAAAACAATGGCTTAGATGATATCGCCCGAGGTGAACTGGTTTTAGTAAAACTGTATAATTATCTTAATCAACCTGATGTTGCAGATGAACACGGGCGTATTGCCATTGAGTATAGTGAACGTGTGTTGGGAGTTAATCACCCCAATTTAATAATGCGTTATGGCGAACTCTCCAAAGGCTATTTATATTCCAACCCACAAAAAAGCGTGTCATTAGCGTATAAAGCAGTGTCGCAAGCTGAGCAATATACCGATATCACTGGCGGACATTATTTACAGGCGATGAATGTGTTACTCAATGCATTAGAAGGAGCTGGTGAATTTAGTCAATACCAAGAGGTTGCTCAGCGTTATTTTGACTATTATTTAGCATCGTCCAGCCAAGAAAGAACACCATTCGTTGTTGGTTTAGTCGCAAATGCGATGAAAGGGTATTACCGCACGTTAACGGCAGCCCCACCAGAAGTAGAACTACTTTTAAACTCCATTAAAAATGATATCCAACGACTAAGCACTACACAAACAAGAAAAAATGTCGACTATGGGGCAATAATTAACGAAGGACTCATTGATGACTTAGACATTATTGCAAAGCTTACTTATATCGATACGCCAGCTCCTGTTTTTATTGAGAAATATCAAGAATATACGAATGAAAAATCGGCGTTATCAACACTGCGTGAGCGTATTGAGGTTTTTTGGTATAAGGCGTTATTTTCACAGTCACTCGACGTAACAAGTGTATGGCATTTTTACAAGGCAGTACCTTGGAGTGGCTATGAAAAATCATACTCTATTTACAAATTCGATTTAGATTTAAAAGTCGCAATGATCATGATGAATGCTGAGCGATTTGATTACGCTGAGAAAATGTTAAACGAAGCAAAGTTAATATTGTCCAACAAAGTATTGTCGCAAGATAATGCATGGCAAACGAAGCTTGGCATAGTCGAAGCGGCGTTTTTAGCGAATAAGCGCGATAAACAGCAAACTCGCGAATCACTATCGTTATTAAAAGGAGCTTTGAACACTCATTTTCCTGGCGACTCTTTGTATCATCAATTTGTAGCGCGTTTTGAAAAATAACGTTAGTCATTGTGGAATATTGATTGTATTACGTCAGCTGCATTAGCGGCCAAAATTAGTTTAACATAGGGTAATTTTTACCTAAGGCAGATCTAAGTTATGTTGCTTGAAAAAGTGAAAGCTCACAGAACGATAGACATGAATCGTTTTGGTCGTAATTTTTTTGTCGGCGACATTCATGGTAATAAAACTGCACTAATAAATCAGTTGAACGAATTAGCATTTGATTTTACACAAGACAGATTATTTTGTGCAGGTGACTTAATTGACCGGGGGCCTGAGTCGAAAGACTGTTTAGAATTATTGATGGAACCTTGGTTTTTTAGCACGTTGGGCAACCACGAAGCAATGTTTTTGCAGGGCTTTGATGAAGCTGCTTATTGGGGAGTACTATTAAAAAATGGTGGTCGTTGGATAAATGATTATCAAGACGATATGCCCGCATTGTTCAGCTTAGCGCAACTTATTCGTATTAAAATGTCATTGTCTATAACCGTAAAAACAGCCTTTGGTAATATCGGAGTGGTACATGCAAATGCCCCCAAAGATTGGCTCGCGTTACAAACGCTTAACGTCAATCATGAAAGTGTACCACCGTATATTTGGCAACGTACCGACTTCAGTCATCACCATTGTTTACCCATAGCAAATGTTATGGCTGTAGTACATGGGCATAATTCAGTCGCCAAATACCAAATCATTAATAATCAACTGTGGATTGATACTTACTCTAAATCTGGAAAATTCACGATTTTAGAAGATATTCAGATTGCAGAGAAAATTAAACGTAGTCACTAGCATGGAAGAACAAGAAGTACTTAAACTTATCAAGGGCTGGCAATTAGGCGAGCCGAAGGCAACAAAATTGTTAATGAATTTTGCCTATTTGAAAATTAAAGAATACGCAAAAATAAATCATGAAAATCTCCCTGAAGACGCGAATACCGCAATCATCAATATGTCGGCAACCGATATCGCTCATGATGCGTATCTAAAATTAACACAGGCGGAATCTCAAATTTCTATTGAAACGCAGCGTCAGTTTTATAGTTATGTAAATTCAGCCGTAAGAAATGTGTTTATTGATCACTATCGCAAACAGGTGAAAGCGAAATCAAGAAACCCAGATAAAACGCAGTTTGAATCAACACATGTAATCAATAAAGCAGATGAAAAAGCCACTCAGCACACGGCAATCATCACCATGAATGATGAAATTGAATTGCTAACCGCAGAGTTTCCTCGTCAAGCTGAGGTTCTTGAACTTCGATATTTCGCCCAGAGAAGCAATAAAGAGATCGCTCGTTTGCTTAATGTATCAGTAAGAACCATTGAAAATGACCTACGTTTTGCTAGAGCATGGTTGAAGAAAAGGCTTAGTTAACGCGTTTTTAATAAGCCAATTTAATTGCGTTAAAACACCGACATCATGTCGGTGTTTTCGCATGTAAATGAGAGAATAAACAATAAATATAAAAATGTAATTATTGTTGTGGTTTTTTTTAAACTGTACGTCAGTACATTTTAATTGCGGTCATTTGATACCTTGTTGCTGTCGAGCAAAGTCAGTACGAGGAAATTTAAATGATTACAACGTATAGCAAATTGGTAGTAGCCAGCGCTATTTCACTATCTTTAATGGCATGTGGGGGAAGCGATAGTGACTCTTCAAACAACGCAGAAAATTTCATTCCTCCAGCTAATGTTGTTGTCACCGGAGAGTTTAAGCACTCTGCTGAAACTGGGAAATATTTTGCTACTGAAGAATATCCTTCATATGTTCAATATGGCCAAAATGCACAACATTGTTATCAAAATTACAACGATTATTACTATGAAACCGACAAAGTGATGGTATTTGGTAATCCAGGATTACCCGAGGATGATTTTACGCAAGCTGCAAAATGGGTAGAAAGTAACTTTCCTAGCGCCCTTGCTGCGTTTGGGCTGACAGAGCAAGAGTATTTTGCAGCTAGAGGCAATATCCGGTACGACGCTATTCGTTTTATTAGAGACATGTTGAAATACAGCAATGCGATAGATTTCCCATACCCCACTGATTTTGATACTTGGACGGAGCAAGCACAAGAGGATTGGGCATACGATACTGCGCAATCACTGTCTTATGAAGAAGTAGACGCTGTCTTAGCTAACAACAATTATATTGGATATTTAATTAACGATGTTGGTCTGGAACAAAAAATTTATGTGTGCCTTCATGAGCAAGATAACCCGTATGGCTGGGGGGAGGGCTCTCAGATAGGCATTACTATAGGTGCAAAGTCAATTTACAAACCGAATGATATTGATCAATTGATCCAACATGAACTTATTCACACACTCCAAATCGCTATTTCAGGCGACATTGACGGGCTGAAACTACCGCGCTGGTTTAGTGAAGGTCAAGCCGTTTACCTCAGTGGTATGAGTGTCGCTAAAAAAGAAGATCATCAAGAATACAATCCAACACAAGTGGTTACTTTTTGGGATGAATATGGCGACCCAAGCGACGCGTATAAACATTATGGTCTCGCATATCAATATTTAGCGGATGCAAATTCAGCGTCATCAATTTTTGAGATGTTGACAGAAATAGGCAGCCAACGAATTGATTGGCAACTACAAAACAGTGTGAGCTTTCCTGAAATCCACAACTATGTTGAAGCTTTTGATAAACACATGAAACAGCACAATGGCACGCCGCTTACTGTTGAGCAGTATCGTAATAACTATCACGGCTTAATGAGCAGTTATGCGAACTAATTTACATCGAAAGACAATCGTTTTTTAGCCCTTCGGTTGTCATCGTTATTTGCTATAGATTCACATCATAATAAAAGGAAAAGCGTTAATGAAATTATTAAAAAGTACCTTGTTGTCGTCGCTATTATTGTTGCTGACTGCCTGCGGTGGTCATGGCTTTGAAGGTACATATACCTCAAAAGTAGATTCAACGTTAATGCAAGGCATGGTTAATGGATTACCTAAAACGACATTAGTTATAGGTGACAACTTTATTGAAAACAACGGTAACAGGGTCATCGTTGATGAGATTTTCATTAGAGAAAGTGCAGGCAAAGAATACCTTGTATTTAAATATGGGCAACAAGAGCAGGTGCTTAACATTATTGACAGCGACACGCTTCAGCAAGATATGGGCATGGTAAAAGTGACTTTTAAACGTAAGTAACTCAATTAGCAGGCTCATTAAGGTAATAAATTTCACTAGCTTGCCAGCTGAATAATTAGATAAAAAGTATAAAAAGAAGGAATGATTTAACATGAAATCAGTAATTAACCGTAAATTGTCTTTAATCGCGACAGGTGCAATTTTCTTGATAGGCTGTTCTAAACATCCAACAACTGTTGCTATTGATAACGAACGATTACCATCTGATATTGAGGTGTCATCAACAGCGTACATTTTCAACAATGACCTCGCAATGGCCGCAGAGAAAGATGGAAAAATTGCCAAACTATACCATCAAGTCGATGAGTTGATACGTGGAGAAATTCCTGCTGACTTATCTGATGTTGACGTTGCAACAGATGCCTATATCAAGGCATTAAACGACGTTAGAGCGCAATATGCGAAAATACCAGAATTAGTTAAACAAGCGCAACAAGAGCGTGTTGCGATAGAGCAAGAAAAAGTTGATGACATTCAAGCAAAAATCGCCCAGCAAAAAGAACTGCAAGCTAAGTTAGACGAATTTACAAAACCAGAGCGTCATGCACTTGCTAACGCGGAAAAAGCAGTCTTAGCTAAAGAAAAAACACGTAAAGAAGGCAAAACGGCACTCATTAAGTCGATAAACAACTACATTGTGTCGAGTCGTATAGCGATTAAAAAGCTAGACGAAGAAAGCAGCGACCCTGTTAGTTGGAGTACGAAAAATAAATACCGAGGAAAGTGTCCAGACAGAAGAGGACATTACCTTGTTGAAAATCTTGCGCATTTATCCGAGTGCCTTTACTTTTCGCCAGCCTATAGCTTACGTAAAAATAGTAATATCGAACAAATAGCTGAAGTTATCGAAAAAAATGTCGAACCTTACATTGAAGCAGATTGGGCGCTTAAAATGTCGGTGGGCACTAAACTTGGTCTTTACAAAAAATATAATGACGCCAAAAAAGATCTCGAAAAAGCGGTGATTGTTGCTGAAAATAATACTGATGTTAACGCTAATAAGGTTAAACGTGAGCTGAGAAACCTACAGCGTAAATTAGAATATGCTAATCATGACGTAAACCGTGTCAAAGAATCACCTATAACGGAAGATCAAATTATTGTTCAAAACAAACCATATTTGGACGCAAAAAATCTATTAGCGCAATCGATCAGTGATATGAGAACTGCACAACAAGAAAAGTTTTTGGCGAATGGGGTTTTGATCGCAAAAGGCGACATAAATGGTATGACTGGCGAGTTACCTTCAGGTAGTGGCGATTTTTTAATGCTGCACATGAACTTATCTGATGGTTATCGTAAACAAACGATGAATTCGTTTACCAACTTAAACCAGCAATGGACAGAACAAGTACTTATTTCGCGCGATAATGCTTATTTTGATATGGCACTAAATATAAAAGATGATGGACAAGCATTAGATCAAGCCATTTCTGCTTACAAAACCTATCAACGTAAATACGCTGATGCTAAAAAAGGGTAAAACGAGATGCGAACACAGGTAGGTTAACTACCTGTGTTTTGTATATTAAAGATGTTCCACATGATCATGATGGAACATTTTTTGTATATATGTTCAAAACCATAGACATAAGTGCATGTGAACATTAGCATTAGTGTTGTTATTATTTCCCTGTTCCTCGACCAACTTGCTTATAAGGAATAAACGAATGAAACAACGCTATTATGCATTTTTAATTTATCTGTTCAGCACCTTATCTTTTAGTGCTGAATGGCAGAGCCTGTTGGACAAGCAGCTTGAACATTGGGATATTTATTTAAGTTATAAACATAAAGAATCTTACGACGGCAGTGTTCCAACAAATAAAAATGGACAACCGATAGCACCAATTGGTTTAAATACTGATAATGATAAATATCAAGTTTTCACTGTTATTGAGGAAGACGGACAACCTGTTTTGAGAGTATCGGGGGAAATTTATGGTGCTGTTACCTCAAAGGCCTCTTACCGAAATTACCATTTTAAATTGCAATTTCGTTGGGGTGACATAAAGTGGCCTCCCCGTGAAAACAAACTGCGTGACAGCGGTATTTTGTATCATGGAATAGGCGAGCATGGTAAGGAATATTACCGTTCTTGGATGTTATCTCAGGAGTTTCAAATAATGCGTGGGCATATTGGTGACTACTGGAAACAGGCAACGTCTGCCATAGATGTTCGTGCGTTTCAGCCAGAATATATTATGAACCCAGTAGCTGATGAGACCCAACCCTTTTTGAAAGTTGGTACTGGCGAAGAAGTCGATGGTTTTGTGTTGCGCAAAGAAAACAGAGAGAAGCCGCTCGGAGAATGGAACTCATTGGAGCTAATCTGCTTTGAAGGGAAAAGCCTGCATATTGTTAATGGCGAAGTTGTTATGGTGCTTAAAAATTCGCGTTATCTCAAAGATGGCGTGCCAACAAGACTGGCCGAGGGTAAAATCCAATTACAAAGCGAAGCAGCCGAATTGTATTTTCGTAAAATACAAATTCAGCCTTTAACCGAGCTACCAACAAAGTATGCCGCATTGTTTCAGTAACTCATGTGAACAAATTTGATTGCGTGCGGATACAAGTGTGAATATAGATGTTTGGCCTCAACTTTTCAGAAAAACTTTACGCGAACATAACAGATTAATTAACTAATCTAGCTAATTTAACTGGTTCGTTAATTATGAGCACTTTTAACGGTAGACACTATAATTATAAAAAGCTCTTTAAAGACAAGAGTTAATTGATGGCAGAGGGATATTGCAAAGAATAATAGCTTTTTCTGAATTGGAGGAAAAATGCCGTCAAGCGAAGAACTTATGCGAGTAATAAAGGTTCAGACAGAAATTGCTAAACTAGGGTTAGATTTGGGCGCTGTAATGCAATATGTTGTTGAACAAACCTTAAATTTGATAAGTGCAGATGGGGCAGCGATTGAATTAGCTGAAGGCGAAGATATGGTGTATCGAGCTGCCGCTGGAATATCGTCTGAAAACCTTGGCTTAAGACTAAAGATGAGCGCTAGTTTATCTGGCTTATGCGTCACGTCTGGAAATGTTCAATTGTGCTCTGACTCAGAAGCTGATCAGCGCGTCGATCGTTCTGCGTGTCGACAGATTGGTTTGCGGTCAATGATTGTTTTACCTCTTAAGTATATGGATACCACTGTAGGTGTTTTAAAAGCCATGTCATTAATGCCAAATAATTTTAGTGACAAAGAGACTGATTTACTGAATATACTGACTGACATGATCGCTGCCGCTATGTTTTTTGCGGCGAAGTATGACAAGGATGCTTTGTACTATAAGGCTACACATGATTGTATGACGGGATTGGCTAACAAAGCTTTATTTATGGATCGATTAAGGCACACAATTAACCAATCAAATACAGAGCATCACCAATCAGCCATTGTGATAGCTGATATGGATGGGTTAAAACAAGTAAATGATAACTACGGCCATCGAGCAGGGGATGAGGCGATAAAGGAATTTGCCTATCGCTTAAAGCTGATTATTCGTAGATCTGATACAGCAGCCAGAATTGGCGGTGATGAATTTGGGCTTATATTGACGCCTATAGAAAATCACGAAGCTTTAGAGATAATTATTCAACGGCTAAAATCGAAGCTAACTTATCCACTTGAATTCGAAAACAACCAGTTTAAACTCATGGCTAGTGTAGGAAGTGCGTTGATTCCTCACGATGGCAGAGAAATAAATAATTTGATAGATACTGCAGACCAACGAATGTACTCAGTTAAGAAATATCGAAAAAATAAACGTAGAGTTTAAAATTAATAAAAAGAACATAATGCAGTAAAAGAAAAGGGGTTTCTCGCCATTTTAAAAAGAATTTAAACCTGAACCGCAATATTTTAATGTGATAATATTTACTTTTGGTATTTTTATTCGCTAGGGAAGTCGTTGTGGCTAGAGTTTACGTAAGCCTTGGAAGTAACATTAATCGTGAGTATCATATTCGTCGTGCTTTAGACGCGCTAGCGAGCTATTTTTCTCCGCTTATTCTCTCTAAAGCATATGACTGTGAGCCTGTGGGTTTTATTGGTGATAATTTCTTAAATTTAGTGGTAGGTTTTGACACCGACTGTTCAATCGCTGAGATCACGGCCATTTTACGAGAAATTGAAGATGATAACGGCCGCGTAAGAACAGGCCCCAAATTTTCTGCTAGAACGTTAGATATTGATATTCTTACTTATGATGATGTAGTTGGTCACGTTAATGGCGTTACATTACCTCGTGGTGAGATTACTGAAAATGCTTTTGTTTTATTACCGCTAACAGACGTTGCTGGCGAACAACTGCATCCACAACTACAGAAATCCTATACCGAAATCTGGCAAGCTTATGACCAAGCGAGTCAAAAATTATCTGTGATTGATTTTTCCTGGCAACCTAGCTGAAGTAAATAAACGGTTAACCAGCTAGCCTTTAAAACGCATGTTATAAGTTGTTTTTTGAGCAGTTTTTTATGTATTAGCCAATTAATATTTGGTTAAAGTCAGCAACCACATGAACCAAATATTATCGTAAAACGTATATACTTAAGATGATAAAGAATTATAAATAGGCCAAATCCATGAACCACAATGCCATAATAACAATTACTAACTTAAGGCTACGAACCTTTATCGGCTTTAATGAAGAAGAAAAAAGTAAGCAGCAAGATATCGTTATTAACGCTGAAGTGCATTATCCCGTGAATAAGTTATGTTTAAATGACAACGTTGATAACGCTTTAAACTATAAAACCATCTGTAAAGATATTATTAGTCACGTTGAAAACGGGCGTTTCTTATTATTAGAGAAATTAACCAGTGATGTACTTGGCATTTGTGTCGATCATCCGTGGGTTAATTACGCCAAAGTAACCATTGATAAGCCTCATGCCTTACGTTTCGCTGATTCAGTGTCTTTAACCTTGAGTTACCAAGCAGAGTCAGGAGAGTCATCATGATTAGTAACGAAGCACAATTGGTGCGTGACACACTTATTGAGAAGGGCTTAGAAACGCCTCTTGTGCCAAGCTCAATGTCTGCCGAAGACAAGTACGGTCGTATTAAGGGGTTGTTAACCGAGGTGGTAAGTACACTAGGCTTAGATTTAAGTGATGACAGTTTAGCGGAAACGCCGCACCGCATAGCTAAAATGTATGTGCATGAAATATTTTCGGGTTTAGATTATAAAAATTTTCCGTCAATTTCCGTTATTGAAAATAAAATGGCCGTTGATGAAATGGTGAAAGTTACTGATATTAATTTAACTTCAACATGTGAACATCATTTCGTGACAATAGATGGTTTAGCCCAAGTTGCTTATATTCCAAATAAAAAGATTATTGGTTTATCAAAAATAAATCGCCTTGTGCGTTTTTTTGCACAACGTCCGCAAGTGCAAGAGCGCTTAACTCAGCAAATATTGGTAGCAGTACAAACCTTAACGGAAACAGACAATGTCGCTGTTTCGATTAATGCAACGCATTATTGTGTAAAATCACGAGGTATTATGGATGTAAACTCAAAAACATCTACTACTGCATTAGGGGGGATTTTTAAAACGAACCCACAAACACGTGCGGAGTTTTTAAAGTG containing:
- a CDS encoding ECF-type sigma factor, which codes for MEEQEVLKLIKGWQLGEPKATKLLMNFAYLKIKEYAKINHENLPEDANTAIINMSATDIAHDAYLKLTQAESQISIETQRQFYSYVNSAVRNVFIDHYRKQVKAKSRNPDKTQFESTHVINKADEKATQHTAIITMNDEIELLTAEFPRQAEVLELRYFAQRSNKEIARLLNVSVRTIENDLRFARAWLKKRLS
- a CDS encoding serine/threonine-protein kinase; translated protein: MLYEYFVKAISLSPSEQKLLLAEVSTEHPELYDELVEMIADDQRHQTSGTTIWSSLLANESENIFESAQDLIGRTMGSFTLIELLAQGGMGSVYKACRSDGQFEQTVAIKVLYQSLEKVIGEKALIREAGFMAKLAHPNIGKVFDAGLSEYGDRYIIMEFVDGCTIDKKFSQLTVSLNQKLSLFSNICAAINHAHQMQVVHADLKPSNILIDKANEIKVLDFGISRMFNSREGDKNSIYTMYLNAMTTSYASPELLAGGRPSMLSDIYALGKVLENLIVKPLTSKSRYLAELNSIVVKATAERLTDRYASVIELQQDIERFINKKVVNAYNASPWYRFKKFVFVRHRIASVSAFLGSVFISVLLIRLFFQNESLLRANEQSDLMTQKLTQILALMDRKKSNGVDVNPERLLASTLEILQDDRLNPDSVAQLTLTLANSYNSKGYTVEARRLYKKIIKDVTQLSDPDIAYEAASNLIQMLTHLFDLDLIDEDTNQLVARLSFIDDDKIVPDTITQAFFYHRYMDGTKYTQATSDARVASGNKHTELLRGIINHFWDALSLKQQAEVTGFLARGLLTQFEFSNNTIYPFEQYPDNVINDHIAPVLRESVNLLEQSLLLHRENNGLDDIARGELVLVKLYNYLNQPDVADEHGRIAIEYSERVLGVNHPNLIMRYGELSKGYLYSNPQKSVSLAYKAVSQAEQYTDITGGHYLQAMNVLLNALEGAGEFSQYQEVAQRYFDYYLASSSQERTPFVVGLVANAMKGYYRTLTAAPPEVELLLNSIKNDIQRLSTTQTRKNVDYGAIINEGLIDDLDIIAKLTYIDTPAPVFIEKYQEYTNEKSALSTLRERIEVFWYKALFSQSLDVTSVWHFYKAVPWSGYEKSYSIYKFDLDLKVAMIMMNAERFDYAEKMLNEAKLILSNKVLSQDNAWQTKLGIVEAAFLANKRDKQQTRESLSLLKGALNTHFPGDSLYHQFVARFEK
- the folX gene encoding dihydroneopterin triphosphate 2'-epimerase codes for the protein MNHNAIITITNLRLRTFIGFNEEEKSKQQDIVINAEVHYPVNKLCLNDNVDNALNYKTICKDIISHVENGRFLLLEKLTSDVLGICVDHPWVNYAKVTIDKPHALRFADSVSLTLSYQAESGESS
- a CDS encoding sensor domain-containing diguanylate cyclase; its protein translation is MPSSEELMRVIKVQTEIAKLGLDLGAVMQYVVEQTLNLISADGAAIELAEGEDMVYRAAAGISSENLGLRLKMSASLSGLCVTSGNVQLCSDSEADQRVDRSACRQIGLRSMIVLPLKYMDTTVGVLKAMSLMPNNFSDKETDLLNILTDMIAAAMFFAAKYDKDALYYKATHDCMTGLANKALFMDRLRHTINQSNTEHHQSAIVIADMDGLKQVNDNYGHRAGDEAIKEFAYRLKLIIRRSDTAARIGGDEFGLILTPIENHEALEIIIQRLKSKLTYPLEFENNQFKLMASVGSALIPHDGREINNLIDTADQRMYSVKKYRKNKRRV
- the folK gene encoding 2-amino-4-hydroxy-6-hydroxymethyldihydropteridine diphosphokinase → MARVYVSLGSNINREYHIRRALDALASYFSPLILSKAYDCEPVGFIGDNFLNLVVGFDTDCSIAEITAILREIEDDNGRVRTGPKFSARTLDIDILTYDDVVGHVNGVTLPRGEITENAFVLLPLTDVAGEQLHPQLQKSYTEIWQAYDQASQKLSVIDFSWQPS
- a CDS encoding 3-keto-disaccharide hydrolase — its product is MKQRYYAFLIYLFSTLSFSAEWQSLLDKQLEHWDIYLSYKHKESYDGSVPTNKNGQPIAPIGLNTDNDKYQVFTVIEEDGQPVLRVSGEIYGAVTSKASYRNYHFKLQFRWGDIKWPPRENKLRDSGILYHGIGEHGKEYYRSWMLSQEFQIMRGHIGDYWKQATSAIDVRAFQPEYIMNPVADETQPFLKVGTGEEVDGFVLRKENREKPLGEWNSLELICFEGKSLHIVNGEVVMVLKNSRYLKDGVPTRLAEGKIQLQSEAAELYFRKIQIQPLTELPTKYAALFQ
- a CDS encoding metallophosphoesterase — translated: MLLEKVKAHRTIDMNRFGRNFFVGDIHGNKTALINQLNELAFDFTQDRLFCAGDLIDRGPESKDCLELLMEPWFFSTLGNHEAMFLQGFDEAAYWGVLLKNGGRWINDYQDDMPALFSLAQLIRIKMSLSITVKTAFGNIGVVHANAPKDWLALQTLNVNHESVPPYIWQRTDFSHHHCLPIANVMAVVHGHNSVAKYQIINNQLWIDTYSKSGKFTILEDIQIAEKIKRSH